Proteins encoded together in one Macrobrachium rosenbergii isolate ZJJX-2024 chromosome 45, ASM4041242v1, whole genome shotgun sequence window:
- the LOC136829703 gene encoding uncharacterized protein, whose product MSMTSRAPQNEDFKFHMSAGKDVGLLGPRESRRCQDGKRQKTGKKKKERIAQKKREESRKTGETDKENSRRRKERIAQENKIEGKDRRRKEGKTGAGERKNKLQRRKKRRKTEK is encoded by the coding sequence atgtctatgacatccagGGCCccgcaaaatgaggacttcaagttccacatgtccgctggaaaggacgtGGGACTGTtaggtccaagagagagtagacgatgccaagaCGGAAAGAGGCAAAAGacaggcaagaagaagaaagaaagaatagcccagaagaaacgagaagaaagcagaaagacaggagaaacaGATAAGGAAAACtcgagaaggagaaaagaaagaatagcccaggagaacaAGATAGAGggaaaagacaggagaaggaaagaaggaaagacaggagcaggagaaagaaagaataaactacaaaggagaaagaagaggagaaagacagagaagtag
- the LOC136829702 gene encoding uncharacterized protein: MLEERENMPENQAKPGLSGSSKRPRPLSDVPPECNVQWPLPSRSIPEPILEPGPGPLLVPGPQINPPPGDPTLDSQSLPMSLGCTEQCQAPSVPNDRQIPNQLLVPDPALVPAPKHPPDLHSREPSPDPLSPPGLALLPMPVMETDPSDHSGSSPKRVASQPVPELVILTCEPLTPTTASFLSQSAADTTVSKDSAMSKNG; encoded by the exons ATGctggaggaaagagaaaatatgcctgagaatcaggccaaacctggtctgagtggatcttcaaaaagacccaggcccctCTCTGATG tgccacctgagtgcaatgtgcagtggccccttccatcaagatcgattcccGAGCCCATTCTGGAGCCCGGACCTGGCCCATTGCTGGTACCAGGGCCCCAAATaaatccccctccaggagatcccactcttgattcacaatctctgccaatgtcacttgggtgcactgagcagtgccaagctccatccgtcccGAACGACaggcaaattccaaatcaattattagtgcctgaccctgccttagtgccagcgccaaaGCAcccccctgatctccattccagagaacCCAGTCCGGATCCCCTCTCTCCTCccggcttggctctgctaccaatgCCAGTAATGGAGACAGATCCTtccgaccacagtggaagctcacccaaacGTGTGGcttcgcaacctgtgcctgagctggtcattcttacctgcgagcctctcacccCTACAACTGCTTCTTTTCTGTCTCAGTCcgccgcagacacaacagtgagtaaggattctgccatgtctaaAAATGGCTGA